The Halogranum gelatinilyticum genome contains a region encoding:
- a CDS encoding MATE family efflux transporter, protein MFDLAKDEITEGSIPRALLVLAAPLVAQNFALVAQQVVDIFWVGRLGEEAVAAVGLVIPYTALLMVPLIMLFVGSQILTAQRVGAEDIVGARRVPFNAIALALPIALVLIGVVVVFGEELVGLLNPSAAVAPLALTYLTAHAVYALVPSALSDTLESGFTAWGDTRTALVINLVAIVVNLVLDPFLILGYWEFPAMGLEGAALATGIGYAVGALVALWYMTRDSNEFTLTRESISLQPDLFRDLVEVGSPIAVQESGRQFARLLMVAVVSLAGGAAGLAAYTIGARVATIAFVPASGIGQAATSVIGQNLGADQPERAQHATWFGVGLAVIGLSAIGVVQYLFPAAIAQLFVPDISGAALESTVLYLQILVFGYWALGGIKTLEAGFNGASRTNVSMWSTVVQYWVVRLPIAAGGAFLLGRGVEAAFWAVTLSNVAAAVWLGVYYWYSTRAGMLERAAEQASGAPAAD, encoded by the coding sequence ATGTTCGACCTCGCGAAAGACGAGATCACCGAGGGGTCGATTCCGCGCGCGCTGCTCGTTCTGGCGGCCCCACTCGTCGCGCAGAACTTCGCGTTGGTCGCCCAGCAGGTCGTCGACATCTTCTGGGTCGGCCGCCTCGGCGAGGAGGCGGTCGCCGCGGTCGGACTCGTCATCCCCTACACGGCCCTGCTGATGGTCCCGCTCATCATGCTCTTCGTCGGGAGCCAGATACTCACCGCCCAACGCGTCGGTGCCGAAGACATCGTCGGCGCGAGGCGCGTCCCGTTCAACGCCATCGCACTCGCGCTCCCCATCGCACTCGTCCTCATCGGCGTCGTCGTCGTCTTCGGGGAGGAACTCGTCGGTCTCCTGAACCCCTCGGCGGCCGTCGCGCCGCTGGCGCTCACGTATCTCACCGCACACGCGGTCTACGCGCTCGTCCCCTCCGCGCTCAGTGACACGCTCGAGAGCGGCTTCACCGCCTGGGGCGACACCCGGACCGCGCTCGTCATCAACCTCGTCGCCATCGTCGTCAACCTCGTCCTCGACCCCTTCCTCATCCTCGGCTACTGGGAGTTCCCCGCGATGGGGCTCGAAGGAGCAGCCCTCGCGACGGGTATCGGCTACGCTGTCGGCGCGCTCGTCGCCCTCTGGTATATGACTCGCGACAGCAACGAGTTCACGCTCACGCGCGAGTCCATCTCGCTCCAGCCGGACCTCTTTCGGGACCTCGTCGAGGTCGGCTCGCCAATCGCGGTCCAGGAGTCTGGCCGCCAGTTCGCCCGCCTGCTCATGGTCGCGGTCGTCTCGCTGGCTGGCGGCGCGGCCGGTCTCGCCGCGTACACCATCGGCGCGCGGGTCGCGACCATCGCCTTCGTCCCCGCGAGCGGCATCGGCCAGGCCGCCACGAGCGTCATCGGACAGAACCTCGGAGCCGACCAGCCCGAGCGTGCACAGCACGCGACGTGGTTCGGTGTCGGTCTCGCCGTCATCGGTCTCTCGGCCATCGGCGTCGTCCAGTATCTCTTCCCGGCGGCCATCGCCCAGCTGTTCGTTCCCGACATCTCCGGGGCGGCACTGGAGTCGACGGTGCTGTATCTCCAGATTCTCGTCTTCGGCTACTGGGCGCTCGGCGGCATCAAGACGCTCGAAGCCGGGTTCAACGGCGCGAGTCGGACGAACGTCAGTATGTGGTCGACGGTGGTGCAGTACTGGGTGGTTCGGCTGCCCATCGCGGCCGGTGGTGCCTTCCTGCTGGGGCGGGGCGTCGAGGCGGCGTTCTGGGCGGTCACGCTCTCGAACGTCGCGGCGGCGGTCTGGCTCGGCGTCTACTACTGGTACTCCACGCGTGCCGGGATGCTAGAGCGGGCGGCCGAACAGGCGTCCGGTGCTCCGGCGGCCGACTGA
- a CDS encoding alpha-ketoacid dehydrogenase subunit beta, which translates to MSAQNLTIVQAVRDGLYTEMKQDGDVVVLGEDVGKNGGVFRATEGLYDEFGGDRVIDTPLAESGIVGTSIGMAAYGLKPVPEMQFSGFMYPAFDQIVSHAARLRNRSRGRFTCPMVVRAPYGGGIRAPEHHSESKEAFYAHEAGLKVVIPSTPYDTKGLLISAIRDPDPVIFLEPKLIYRAFRGEVPEEDYEVPIGEAAVRREGTDISVFTYGAMSRPTVEAAENLEEEGVSVEVVDLRTVSPLDEETIVESFKKTGRAAVVHEAPKKGGLAGEITAVIQEEALLYQEAPVERITGFDVPFPLYALEDYYLPSVARIEEGIRNAVGF; encoded by the coding sequence ATGAGCGCACAAAACCTCACCATAGTCCAAGCAGTACGGGACGGTCTCTACACCGAAATGAAGCAGGACGGCGACGTGGTCGTCCTCGGCGAAGACGTCGGCAAGAACGGCGGCGTCTTCCGCGCCACCGAAGGTCTCTACGACGAGTTCGGCGGGGACCGCGTCATCGACACGCCGCTCGCGGAGTCCGGCATCGTCGGGACCTCCATCGGCATGGCCGCCTACGGCCTGAAGCCGGTCCCCGAGATGCAGTTCTCGGGGTTCATGTACCCCGCGTTCGACCAGATCGTCTCCCACGCCGCGCGCCTGCGCAACCGGAGCCGAGGGCGGTTCACCTGTCCGATGGTCGTCCGCGCGCCCTACGGCGGCGGCATCCGCGCGCCCGAACACCACTCCGAGTCCAAGGAGGCGTTCTACGCCCACGAAGCCGGCCTGAAGGTGGTCATCCCCTCGACGCCGTACGACACGAAGGGACTGCTCATCTCGGCCATCCGCGACCCCGACCCGGTCATCTTCCTCGAACCCAAACTCATCTACCGCGCGTTCCGCGGTGAGGTGCCCGAGGAGGACTACGAGGTCCCCATCGGCGAGGCCGCCGTCCGCCGCGAGGGCACGGACATCTCCGTGTTCACCTACGGCGCGATGAGCCGTCCCACGGTCGAGGCCGCCGAGAACCTCGAAGAGGAGGGCGTCAGCGTCGAGGTCGTCGACCTCCGGACGGTCTCCCCGCTCGACGAGGAGACCATCGTCGAATCGTTCAAGAAGACCGGCCGCGCGGCCGTCGTCCACGAGGCACCCAAGAAGGGCGGTCTCGCCGGCGAGATTACGGCCGTGATTCAGGAGGAGGCGCTTCTCTACCAGGAGGCACCGGTCGAGCGTATCACCGGGTTCGACGTCCCGTTCCCGCTGTACGCGCTGGAAGACTACTACCTGCCCTCGGTCGCCCGCATCGAGGAGGGAATCCGCAACGCAGTGGGGTTCTAA
- the pdhA gene encoding pyruvate dehydrogenase (acetyl-transferring) E1 component subunit alpha has product MSTLQRDPEEQVQVLDENGGVVGEVPDIADDELVEMYRAMRLARHFDKRAVSLQRQGRMGTYPPLSGQEGAQIGSVMALDDDDWMFPSYREHGGAVVRGVPLTQTLLYWMGHEDGNRMAEGVNVFPVAVPISTQILHATGAAWASKLKGNDDEAFICYFGDGGTSEGDFHEGLNFAGVFDTPNVFFCNNNQWAISVPRERQTASKTIAQKAHAYGFEGVQVDGMDPLAVYKVTREAVEKAKNPGDRRRPTLIEAVQYRFGAHTTADDPTVYRDSDEVEKWKAKDPIPRLETFLRETGRLDDESVDAVTQSVEDQVADAIAEAESVPRPEPSEMFEHVYSEMPDHLREQMDDLESLRDQFGDEAFLRE; this is encoded by the coding sequence GTGAGTACGCTGCAACGGGACCCCGAGGAACAGGTACAGGTCCTCGACGAGAACGGCGGTGTCGTCGGTGAGGTACCGGATATCGCCGACGACGAACTCGTCGAGATGTACCGTGCGATGCGGCTGGCTCGACACTTCGACAAACGCGCCGTCAGCCTCCAGCGGCAGGGCCGGATGGGGACCTACCCCCCGCTCTCCGGGCAGGAAGGCGCCCAGATCGGGAGCGTCATGGCACTGGACGACGACGACTGGATGTTCCCGAGCTACCGTGAACACGGCGGCGCGGTCGTCCGCGGTGTCCCCCTGACCCAGACGCTGCTCTACTGGATGGGCCACGAGGACGGCAACAGGATGGCTGAGGGCGTCAACGTCTTCCCGGTCGCCGTCCCCATCTCGACGCAGATCCTCCACGCCACCGGCGCGGCGTGGGCGTCGAAGCTCAAGGGCAACGACGACGAGGCGTTCATCTGTTACTTCGGCGACGGCGGCACCAGCGAGGGCGACTTCCACGAGGGGCTCAACTTCGCGGGCGTCTTCGACACCCCGAACGTCTTCTTCTGCAACAACAACCAGTGGGCCATCTCGGTCCCCCGCGAGCGACAGACCGCCTCGAAGACCATCGCCCAGAAGGCCCACGCCTACGGTTTCGAGGGCGTGCAGGTCGACGGGATGGACCCGCTGGCCGTCTACAAGGTCACCCGCGAGGCCGTCGAGAAGGCGAAGAACCCCGGCGACCGCCGCCGACCGACGCTCATCGAGGCCGTCCAGTACCGCTTCGGTGCGCACACCACCGCCGACGACCCGACCGTCTACCGCGACAGCGACGAGGTCGAGAAGTGGAAGGCGAAGGACCCCATTCCACGCCTCGAAACGTTCCTCCGCGAGACGGGACGGCTCGACGACGAGTCCGTCGACGCCGTCACCCAGTCCGTCGAGGACCAGGTGGCCGACGCCATCGCCGAGGCCGAGTCGGTCCCGCGTCCGGAGCCCTCGGAGATGTTCGAGCACGTCTACAGCGAGATGCCCGACCATCTCCGCGAGCAGATGGACGACCTCGAGTCCCTGCGCGACCAGTTCGGCGACGAAGCATTCCTGAGAGAGTAA
- the lipA gene encoding lipoyl synthase gives MSSRRKPDWLKMRPPAGQRFTEIKQSLRDRNLHTVCEEANCPNLGECWSGRDGPGTATFMLMGDRCSRGCNFCDVQTGGMEPLDPDEPANVAEAVADIGLDYVVLTSVDRDDLPDQGASHFAQTIREIKERDPSVLVEVLIPDFQGRPDCVRQIIEAGPDVIAHNIETVERLQWPVRDRRARYDQSLSVLEQVERESDIYTKTSIMLGLGEYDHEIYQTLSDLREADVDIVTLGQYLQPSRSHLDVFEYVHPDAFETWQQVAEDELGFLYCASGPMVRSSYKAGELFVDALLRDGKSVDQARAEARAASH, from the coding sequence ATGAGCAGCAGGCGCAAGCCGGACTGGCTGAAGATGCGACCACCGGCGGGCCAGCGCTTCACGGAAATCAAACAGAGCCTCCGCGACCGGAACCTCCACACGGTCTGCGAAGAGGCCAACTGCCCCAACCTCGGGGAGTGCTGGAGCGGCCGCGACGGGCCGGGCACGGCGACGTTCATGCTGATGGGCGACCGCTGTTCGCGCGGCTGTAACTTCTGTGACGTCCAAACAGGTGGAATGGAGCCGCTCGACCCCGACGAGCCCGCGAACGTCGCCGAGGCCGTCGCCGACATCGGCCTCGACTACGTCGTCCTCACCTCCGTCGACCGCGACGACTTGCCGGACCAGGGTGCGAGCCACTTCGCGCAGACGATTCGGGAGATCAAGGAACGGGACCCCTCGGTCCTCGTCGAGGTCCTCATCCCTGACTTCCAGGGCCGCCCGGACTGCGTCCGCCAGATCATCGAGGCCGGACCCGACGTCATCGCCCACAACATCGAGACGGTCGAGCGACTCCAGTGGCCGGTGCGCGACCGGAGAGCGAGATACGACCAGTCGCTGTCGGTGCTCGAACAGGTCGAGCGGGAGTCGGACATCTACACCAAGACGAGCATCATGCTCGGGCTCGGCGAGTACGACCACGAGATCTACCAGACGCTCTCGGACCTCCGGGAGGCCGACGTCGACATCGTGACGCTCGGGCAGTATCTCCAGCCCTCGCGCTCACATCTCGACGTGTTCGAGTACGTCCACCCCGACGCGTTCGAGACGTGGCAACAGGTGGCAGAGGACGAACTCGGCTTCCTCTACTGCGCCTCGGGACCGATGGTCCGTTCGTCGTACAAGGCGGGCGAACTGTTCGTCGACGCCCTGCTCCGCGACGGCAAGAGCGTCGACCAGGCCCGTGCGGAGGCCCGCGCGGCGAGTCACTGA